The Bdellovibrio sp. ArHS genome has a window encoding:
- a CDS encoding DUF924 family protein — translation MTYQDIIDFWFEEIDPSLWFMKDDLFDQQIRRRFLDVFEDVIAGKMFSWRKSPEGRLAEVIVLDQFSRNLFRDSAQAFAQDDLALHLAKEAVRVGDDQRVPVVQRHFFYMPYMHSEDLKVHDEAVRLFSQEGLENGLKFELLHKKIIETYGRYPHRNKALGRISTPAETEFLKQPGSAF, via the coding sequence ATGACCTATCAAGACATCATTGATTTTTGGTTCGAAGAAATTGACCCCAGTCTTTGGTTTATGAAAGACGATCTGTTTGATCAACAGATCCGCCGTCGTTTTCTTGATGTCTTTGAAGACGTGATCGCCGGGAAAATGTTCTCTTGGAGAAAGTCGCCGGAAGGCCGTCTTGCGGAAGTCATCGTTCTTGATCAGTTCTCCAGAAATCTTTTTCGTGATTCAGCACAAGCTTTTGCCCAAGATGATTTAGCCCTGCATTTAGCCAAAGAGGCCGTCCGTGTCGGCGACGATCAACGAGTGCCCGTGGTGCAAAGACACTTTTTTTACATGCCCTATATGCACAGTGAAGACTTAAAGGTCCACGACGAGGCCGTAAGACTGTTTTCTCAAGAAGGTCTGGAAAACGGGCTGAAGTTTGAACTGCTTCATAAAAAGATCATTGAGACCTATGGCCGTTATCCCCATCGCAATAAAGCTTTGGGGCGCATTTCGACGCCGGCAGAAACTGAATTTCTAAAGCAGCCGGGCTCCGCGTTTTAA
- a CDS encoding Hsp20/alpha crystallin family protein produces the protein MRILTPYMTNRRPFATDLFDEVERMFEGFAAPANTTPERRFTPAFEVNETEEHFLLAVDLPGIKKEDLKIEQNENVLSISGERKRSTGSESFMKRFTLPNTVDVEKIEAHYADGVLNMYLPKAAVAKPRNIEIQSKSGGFFEKLIGSKKVGEDTSSTDSTH, from the coding sequence ATGAGAATTCTAACACCGTATATGACAAATCGCAGACCGTTTGCCACTGATCTTTTTGACGAAGTAGAGCGTATGTTTGAAGGCTTTGCTGCGCCCGCAAACACAACTCCTGAGCGTCGTTTTACACCTGCGTTTGAAGTCAATGAAACTGAAGAACATTTTTTGTTAGCTGTCGATCTTCCCGGTATTAAAAAGGAAGATTTGAAAATCGAGCAGAATGAAAACGTTTTGAGTATTTCAGGAGAAAGAAAACGCAGTACTGGCAGTGAATCCTTTATGAAACGATTCACTTTGCCGAACACCGTAGACGTCGAAAAAATCGAGGCGCATTACGCTGACGGTGTTCTTAATATGTACTTGCCAAAAGCAGCGGTTGCGAAACCTCGCAACATCGAAATTCAGTCTAAATCCGGTGGCTTTTTTGAAAAGCTGATCGGCTCCAAAAAAGTGGGTGAGGACACTTCCTCCACGGACTCAACCCACTAA
- a CDS encoding NAD(P)H-binding protein — MKIAVAGASGFVGKALIRELQKKHEVVALSRSVKKSQNNGGVEWRSCDLFSLLDAENALKNVDVAVYLVHSMRPSAHLTQGTFDDFDLIVADNFVRAAEKNRVKQIIYLGGMRPDNASELSRHLRSRWEVEEVFKTSSIPATVLRAAIILGPEGSSFQMMARLVTRLPLMICPSWTDTVSQPISLNDVVHSIEYCVENEVVYNKVFDIGGPVAISYREMMQKIADKMGLQRRLLRFPFVTPQLSTLWVCLVTQAPWSLVSPLVRGLRHNLLIDPLKALKIPGHPFADVDLAINEALVTYDPHKKPLAFKGTEVGKHVVRSVQRLPLPPGKSAESVARAYLDFLPTLPAFLKVDVEGKWVYFRWRFPDTKLLILEYAPDRSWSHRQLFYVRGGLLAAKTERGRLEFREILGGQAVIAAIHDFVPRMPWYIYRWTQAYFHLWVMKQFGRYLKSGKSRPTNRQMPRPS, encoded by the coding sequence ATGAAAATTGCCGTCGCAGGTGCCAGCGGTTTTGTGGGAAAGGCTCTTATCCGTGAGCTACAAAAGAAGCACGAGGTCGTAGCCCTTAGTCGCTCTGTAAAAAAGTCTCAGAACAATGGGGGCGTTGAATGGCGGTCCTGCGATCTCTTCAGTCTGTTGGATGCGGAAAATGCGCTGAAAAATGTCGATGTCGCTGTATATTTGGTTCACTCTATGCGACCTTCCGCACATCTTACGCAAGGAACTTTCGATGACTTTGACCTTATCGTCGCGGACAACTTTGTGCGGGCGGCAGAAAAGAATCGCGTTAAACAGATCATCTATCTTGGGGGTATGCGACCCGACAATGCGTCGGAACTGTCTCGTCATCTGCGCAGCCGATGGGAAGTTGAGGAGGTTTTTAAAACCAGCTCTATTCCCGCCACGGTCCTGCGGGCTGCAATTATCCTAGGCCCTGAAGGTTCGTCCTTTCAGATGATGGCGCGACTGGTGACCAGGCTGCCTTTGATGATTTGTCCTTCGTGGACTGATACCGTCAGTCAGCCGATCTCGCTGAACGATGTCGTTCACAGTATTGAATACTGTGTTGAAAATGAAGTGGTCTATAACAAAGTCTTCGATATCGGCGGCCCCGTTGCCATCAGCTATCGAGAGATGATGCAAAAAATTGCCGACAAGATGGGACTTCAACGAAGACTGTTGCGTTTTCCCTTTGTGACTCCTCAGCTTTCCACTCTATGGGTTTGTCTAGTTACACAGGCACCGTGGTCTTTAGTTTCGCCTTTGGTGCGCGGACTAAGACACAACTTGCTGATAGATCCCTTGAAGGCCTTGAAAATCCCCGGCCATCCATTTGCGGATGTGGACTTGGCTATAAATGAAGCTCTGGTGACCTACGATCCTCACAAAAAGCCCTTGGCGTTTAAGGGCACCGAGGTTGGTAAACATGTCGTGCGTTCGGTGCAGCGTCTACCTTTACCGCCTGGGAAAAGTGCCGAGAGCGTGGCGCGCGCTTATCTGGATTTTTTGCCGACCTTGCCCGCTTTTTTAAAAGTGGATGTCGAGGGTAAGTGGGTGTACTTTCGCTGGCGTTTTCCTGACACTAAACTTTTAATTTTGGAATATGCTCCGGACCGAAGCTGGTCGCATCGACAGCTCTTCTATGTTCGCGGCGGACTTTTAGCTGCAAAGACTGAGCGCGGCCGTTTGGAATTTAGAGAAATCTTAGGAGGACAAGCTGTCATTGCCGCTATCCATGATTTTGTTCCGCGCATGCCTTGGTATATTTACCGATGGACCCAGGCCTATTTTCATCTTTGGGTGATGAAACAATTCGGCCGCTATCTTAAAAGCGGAAAATCGCGTCCCACAAATCGCCAGATGCCTCGCCCCTCATAA
- a CDS encoding glycosyltransferase family 39 protein → MIKRTLFFLSSASLIGMVAGLAWIFYLSPRPYDISFIQPDMKIFNKAPATMNHRGTSEGLYWLSFKTPARTFALNKLILRTRNCIHSLSTDNKEWSEISKSCDNKKGLSLENTGQELAKDTQWHFAGSTRGDLHGVILDKDWSEPKLAAGLLFFLLSLALFIFAVIPADDSVERGFVTFILIGAFLLRFWFVFIISPPELSLFSDMGAYFQRAWEISRHSFNVNQLFQPVGFTLWSQQIRDLGGFELFNWTQVFLSWGIVLFIYLMARERFGRLAGAVAVLFAAIHIPQAAMASMHLAENIYGFFLTMSLWVILRTLKTEKLSGYFLTGILLMLSFYFKGNHAFFIPIFSLWLLYQHRQNFFKGSLKVLVLGLGCMLVAAPHLAWTQMNYGKAFLGPTAGALNFVEGKCPSKDNQDSQGNRWMSPLFHVTGEKTFKQWPRPFTDQNYFWKEGFKCVAAEPMVLGTSLRYIYYLFGGNMLWPIGETPMRSLFLEWEKFFLFALLPFTLVGALVYARRKDDFSEVAALLMLSLFLTVWFFKSENRLRVPFDAVLIIWSAVGYAWALEKLKVLARLMRGEASGDLWDAIFRF, encoded by the coding sequence ATGATAAAACGCACTCTTTTCTTTCTTTCGTCAGCAAGTCTTATCGGCATGGTTGCAGGACTGGCGTGGATTTTTTACCTTTCCCCGCGTCCGTATGACATCAGCTTCATTCAACCGGACATGAAAATTTTCAACAAAGCTCCTGCAACGATGAATCATCGAGGAACTTCGGAAGGCTTGTATTGGTTGAGCTTTAAAACTCCGGCTCGAACCTTCGCGTTGAATAAATTAATCCTGCGCACCCGAAACTGTATTCACTCTCTTTCTACTGACAACAAAGAATGGAGTGAAATTTCCAAGAGCTGCGACAATAAAAAGGGCCTGTCACTTGAAAACACGGGCCAAGAGCTTGCGAAAGACACCCAGTGGCACTTTGCCGGAAGCACACGCGGGGACCTTCATGGTGTGATACTTGATAAAGACTGGTCAGAGCCAAAACTGGCGGCGGGGTTGCTTTTCTTTTTATTAAGCCTGGCTTTATTCATATTCGCTGTCATCCCCGCTGATGATAGCGTTGAACGCGGATTCGTGACCTTCATCCTTATCGGCGCCTTTTTGTTGAGATTCTGGTTCGTCTTTATCATCTCGCCTCCAGAGCTCAGCCTTTTTTCAGACATGGGGGCGTATTTTCAAAGAGCCTGGGAAATTTCCCGGCACTCTTTCAATGTGAATCAATTATTTCAGCCCGTTGGCTTCACTCTCTGGTCTCAACAAATTCGTGATCTGGGCGGCTTTGAATTATTTAATTGGACTCAAGTCTTTCTTTCCTGGGGCATCGTCCTTTTCATTTATCTTATGGCTCGAGAGCGTTTTGGAAGACTCGCGGGGGCCGTCGCTGTGCTTTTCGCGGCGATCCACATTCCTCAAGCGGCAATGGCGTCGATGCATTTGGCAGAAAATATCTATGGCTTTTTTCTTACTATGTCGTTGTGGGTTATCTTAAGAACCTTAAAGACCGAAAAACTTAGCGGCTACTTCCTGACTGGAATTTTGTTGATGCTTTCGTTCTACTTTAAAGGAAATCACGCATTCTTTATCCCGATATTTTCACTTTGGCTGCTCTACCAGCATCGTCAGAACTTCTTTAAGGGCTCTTTGAAGGTGCTGGTTCTGGGTTTGGGGTGTATGCTAGTGGCAGCTCCCCATTTAGCCTGGACCCAGATGAACTATGGCAAAGCCTTTCTTGGTCCCACGGCGGGGGCGCTGAACTTCGTTGAAGGAAAGTGTCCCTCAAAAGACAATCAGGATTCGCAAGGCAATCGCTGGATGTCCCCACTTTTTCATGTCACCGGCGAAAAAACTTTTAAACAATGGCCCCGTCCATTTACAGATCAAAACTATTTTTGGAAAGAAGGCTTTAAATGTGTCGCTGCCGAGCCCATGGTTTTAGGCACAAGCCTTCGTTATATCTATTATCTATTTGGCGGAAACATGCTGTGGCCTATCGGAGAAACTCCGATGCGATCCCTGTTTCTAGAGTGGGAAAAATTCTTTCTGTTTGCTTTGCTGCCGTTTACCCTAGTTGGGGCGTTGGTGTATGCGCGCAGAAAAGACGACTTTTCTGAGGTGGCAGCTCTGCTGATGCTGTCACTTTTTCTGACTGTGTGGTTTTTTAAATCTGAAAATCGTCTGCGTGTGCCTTTCGACGCCGTTCTTATTATTTGGTCGGCCGTCGGCTACGCTTGGGCCCTGGAAAAATTAAAAGTGTTAGCCCGCCTTATGAGGGGCGAGGCATCTGGCGATTTGTGGGACGCGATTTTCCGCTTTTAA
- the ubiG gene encoding bifunctional 2-polyprenyl-6-hydroxyphenol methylase/3-demethylubiquinol 3-O-methyltransferase UbiG: MDMDLAKLDKEIVNNEAYDHLAERWYEAQDDPIALLRNQHKVEMPWILEEIRRNIGYHAEILDMGCGAGFLANDLALAGHSVQGIDLSTSSLKVAQNRDVTHTVHYQQGDVYSVPFEKESFDVVCAMDLLEHVSDPRRVIAEATRVLRPGGLFFFNTFAKNPLAWLVVIKGMEWFVKNTPKDYHVYSLFIDPEQIREWADDSGLEVTQIRGIRPVFAQKAMLELIRTGVVPKDFRFKFTKLPLIAYTGYAKKMREH, encoded by the coding sequence ATGGATATGGATCTCGCAAAACTCGATAAGGAGATCGTGAACAACGAGGCTTATGATCACTTGGCAGAGCGCTGGTACGAGGCGCAGGACGACCCCATTGCGTTGTTACGCAATCAACACAAGGTGGAGATGCCATGGATTCTTGAAGAGATCCGTCGAAACATCGGCTATCACGCCGAGATCTTAGATATGGGGTGCGGAGCCGGATTTCTTGCGAATGATCTGGCGCTGGCGGGACATAGCGTACAAGGAATCGATCTTTCGACGTCCAGCCTGAAGGTGGCACAAAATCGCGATGTCACACATACAGTTCATTATCAGCAAGGGGACGTTTATTCAGTGCCCTTTGAAAAGGAAAGTTTTGACGTCGTTTGTGCGATGGATCTTTTAGAACATGTCTCGGACCCGCGAAGAGTGATCGCTGAGGCAACACGAGTTCTGCGCCCGGGTGGATTATTCTTTTTTAATACATTCGCAAAGAACCCTCTGGCGTGGCTTGTGGTTATAAAAGGCATGGAGTGGTTCGTAAAAAACACACCGAAAGACTATCACGTATATTCTTTATTCATTGATCCAGAGCAAATAAGGGAGTGGGCAGATGACAGCGGCTTGGAGGTCACGCAAATTCGCGGAATACGTCCCGTCTTTGCGCAGAAAGCGATGCTTGAGCTTATTCGCACGGGTGTTGTCCCGAAAGATTTCCGTTTCAAATTTACAAAGCTCCCGCTTATCGCTTACACGGGGTACGCCAAAAAAATGCGTGAACATTAA
- a CDS encoding DUF1772 domain-containing protein gives MAGSSFAFVLGMGPAMENLSAAAYIELHQNLDPAFSAWNPLLYFILTVTIVANLFLLREEWKSLEFLLVLFALICVLDELLMTWTGNLPLSRAVHDWQMLAPPTNWAEVRSQWLRFMYIRSALLVSSFGLLLASSFFMKQSRASRSNVFVVSSELQNLPL, from the coding sequence ATGGCAGGAAGCTCTTTTGCTTTTGTTTTGGGTATGGGGCCCGCTATGGAAAATCTTTCTGCAGCGGCTTACATTGAGCTTCATCAGAACCTGGACCCAGCTTTTTCAGCCTGGAATCCGCTTCTCTATTTCATTTTGACGGTGACCATCGTCGCTAACTTGTTTTTGCTTCGCGAAGAGTGGAAGTCTTTGGAATTTCTACTCGTGTTATTTGCATTGATCTGCGTTCTGGACGAGTTGCTGATGACTTGGACCGGAAATCTGCCGTTGAGTCGAGCGGTGCACGACTGGCAAATGCTAGCACCGCCTACTAACTGGGCCGAGGTGAGATCGCAGTGGCTGAGATTTATGTACATCCGCAGCGCCCTGTTGGTCTCAAGTTTTGGACTTCTTTTAGCCTCGAGCTTCTTTATGAAACAGTCTCGGGCTTCCCGGTCAAATGTCTTTGTTGTCTCTTCGGAATTGCAGAACTTGCCTCTTTAA
- a CDS encoding B12-binding domain-containing radical SAM protein, giving the protein MNKDILLVTLNSSYPHSSFGLRYLMANLEDLKDRAQIMEFTIQKDPRDIAEVLLRQKAKIIGVGVYIWNAQESLELVSLIKRISPDTLVVLGGPEVSHESESNKICQIADFTIKGEADFLFYEFCKNALDNGILPSTKFISGALPDIKKIKSPYGLYSDEDIQNRVIYVEVSRGCPYRCEYCLSSLDKAVRSFELTDFLADIQKLLDRGARQFKFIDRTFNLSPTTCTTILQFFLDRIELGLFLHFEMVPDRLPVEIRDLIKKFPAGALQFEIGIQTWNPEVARLVSRRNDYEKVKDNFRFLAEETGVHTHADLIAGLPGEDLESFAKGFDTLATLHPHEIQVGILKRLKGAPIARHDKEWEMVYSEHPPFQILRTKNMSFETLQVMNRFAKYWDLYANSGNFKNLVNVLREKSQTREDKSFFWEFFAFNKFLTQRYAQSFGISQISLFESAYVYLKEELGWPAEEAKTLIMEDYSLTGKTDVPKFLKEFGAKKSGFKEASSAIPKRQQRHLTGKPETVS; this is encoded by the coding sequence ATGAATAAAGACATTTTGCTTGTGACCTTGAATTCCAGTTATCCCCATAGCTCGTTTGGTTTGCGCTATCTTATGGCCAATCTTGAGGACCTTAAAGATCGCGCCCAGATCATGGAGTTTACGATTCAAAAAGATCCTCGCGACATCGCCGAAGTTTTGCTGCGTCAAAAAGCGAAGATCATCGGCGTTGGAGTTTACATCTGGAATGCACAAGAGTCTTTGGAGTTGGTGTCTTTAATCAAACGAATCAGCCCGGACACCCTAGTGGTTCTGGGTGGCCCCGAAGTGAGCCACGAATCAGAGTCCAATAAAATCTGCCAAATCGCAGACTTCACCATCAAGGGTGAAGCCGATTTCTTGTTCTATGAATTCTGCAAGAACGCTCTGGATAACGGCATCTTACCATCGACAAAGTTTATCTCTGGCGCTTTGCCCGATATTAAAAAAATCAAATCACCCTACGGGTTGTACAGCGACGAAGATATTCAAAACCGCGTGATCTATGTCGAAGTGTCACGTGGGTGCCCCTACCGTTGCGAATACTGCCTTTCCTCTTTGGACAAAGCTGTTCGCAGTTTTGAACTCACAGATTTTCTTGCCGACATCCAAAAACTTTTGGATCGGGGCGCCCGCCAATTTAAGTTCATTGATCGCACCTTTAATCTGAGCCCCACGACCTGCACGACGATTCTGCAGTTCTTCTTGGATCGCATTGAACTCGGCCTTTTTCTTCACTTCGAAATGGTTCCGGATCGACTGCCGGTGGAAATTCGCGATCTCATCAAAAAATTCCCCGCCGGAGCATTGCAGTTTGAAATTGGCATTCAAACTTGGAATCCCGAGGTGGCCCGTCTCGTCAGCCGACGCAACGACTACGAAAAGGTCAAAGACAACTTCCGCTTTTTAGCGGAAGAAACAGGCGTTCATACGCACGCCGATCTGATTGCCGGTCTTCCTGGCGAGGATCTGGAAAGCTTCGCAAAGGGCTTTGATACTCTGGCGACACTTCATCCTCACGAAATTCAGGTGGGTATCTTAAAACGACTCAAAGGGGCTCCCATCGCTCGTCACGATAAGGAATGGGAGATGGTTTATTCCGAACATCCCCCATTTCAAATTTTGCGCACAAAAAACATGTCTTTTGAAACTTTGCAGGTGATGAATCGCTTTGCAAAGTACTGGGATCTTTATGCCAACAGCGGAAACTTTAAAAACCTGGTAAACGTTTTGCGTGAAAAATCGCAGACCCGGGAAGACAAATCTTTTTTCTGGGAATTTTTTGCATTTAATAAGTTTCTGACTCAGCGATATGCACAGTCTTTCGGAATCTCTCAGATCAGTCTGTTTGAGTCGGCTTATGTGTATTTAAAAGAAGAACTCGGCTGGCCTGCGGAAGAAGCTAAGACACTGATTATGGAAGACTATTCTTTAACTGGAAAAACCGATGTGCCGAAGTTTTTAAAGGAATTTGGGGCTAAGAAGTCGGGGTTTAAAGAGGCAAGTTCTGCAATTCCGAAGAGACAACAAAGACATTTGACCGGGAAGCCCGAGACTGTTTCATAA